One Panicum virgatum strain AP13 chromosome 3N, P.virgatum_v5, whole genome shotgun sequence DNA segment encodes these proteins:
- the LOC120663962 gene encoding GDSL esterase/lipase At5g45910-like isoform X1 translates to MAAASRRRGFSLPAAACLVVVLLRCLSASAEPLPQYYNAIFSFGDSFSDTGNFVIINSGKLPNMPKFPPPYARCSNGRLVIDFLAEAFGLPLLPPSANKGTNFSQGANFAVMGATALDLKYFRDNNVWSIPPFNTSMNVQLQWFDEVKQTICSDPQECRAFFSKSLFVFGEFGGNDYSFAWKAEWPLDKVKTMVPAVVASLVRGVERLLDEGARHVVVPGNLPAGCIPITLTMYPSEDRSEYDPRTGCLKKYNSVALYHNAMLRIALDRLQRRRPEARLVYADYYTPYIQFARTPHLYGYKRGALRACCGGGGPYNYNMSASCGLPGSTTCEDPDAHVSWDGIHLTEAPYRFIANTWLKGPYAHPPLATVVREDMVD, encoded by the exons ATGGCAGCAGCGAGTAGGAGGAGGGGcttctccttgccggcggcggcgtgcctggTGGTTGTCCTGCTGCGGTGCCTGTCGGCGTCCGCCGAGCCCCTGCCGCAGTACTACAATGCCATCTTCAGCTTCGGCGACTCCTTCTCCGACACGGGCAACTTCGTGATCATCAACTCCGGCAAGCTGCCCAACATGCCCAAGTTCCCGCCGCCGTACGCGCGCTGCTCCAACGGCCGCCTCGTCATCGACTTCCTGG CCGAGGCGTTCGGTCTCCCGCTGCTCCCTCCGTCGGCGAACAAGGGCACCAACTTCAGCCAGGGCGCCAACTTCGCGGTGATGGGCGCGACGGCGCTGGACCTCAAGTACTTCAGGGACAACAACGTGTGGAGCATCCCGCCCTTCAACACCTCCATGAACGTGCAGCtgcagtggttcgacgaggTCAAGCAGACCATCTGCTCGGACCCGCAGG AGTGCCGCGCCTTCTTCTCCAAGTCCCTGTTCGTGTTCGGCGAGTTCGGCGGCAACGACTACAGCTTCGCGTGGAAGGCGGAGTGGCCCCTGGATAAGGTGAAGACGATGGTGCCGGCCGTGGTGGCCTCGCTGGTGCGCGGCGTGGAGCGGCTGCTGGACGAGGGCGCCCGGCACGTGGTGGTGCCGGGGAACCTCCCCGCCGGGTGCATCCCCATCACGCTCACCATGTACCCCTCCGAGGACCGGTCCGAGTACGACCCCCGCACCGGCTGCCTCAAGAAGTACAACAGCGTCGCGCTCTACCACAACGCCATGCTCCGGATCGCCCTCGAccgcctgcagcgccgccgccccgaggcCCGCCTCGTCTACGCCGACTACTACACGCCCTACATCCAGTTCGCGCGCACGCCGCACCTCTACG GGTACAAGCGCGGCGCCCTCCgcgcgtgctgcggcggcggcgggccgtaCAACTACAACATGAGCGCCTCCTGCGGTCTCCCGGGGTCGACGACGTGCGAGGACCCCGACGCGCACGTGAGCTGGGACGGCATCCACCTCACGGAGGCGCCCTACCGCTTCATCGCCAACACCTGGCTCAAGGGCCCCTACGCGCACCCGCCGCTCGCCACCGTCGTCCGCGAGGACATGGTCGACTGA
- the LOC120663962 gene encoding GDSL esterase/lipase At5g45910-like isoform X2: protein MAAASRRRGFSLPAAACLVVVLLRCLSASAEPLPQYYNAIFSFGDSFSDTGNFVIINSGKLPNMPKFPPPYARCSNGRLVIDFLAEAFGLPLLPPSANKGTNFSQGANFAVMGATALDLKYFRDNNVWSIPPFNTSMNVQLQWFDEVKQTICSDPQECRAFFSKSLFVFGEFGGNDYSFAWKAEWPLDKVKTMVPAVVASLVRGVERLLDEGARHVVVPGNLPAGCIPITLTMYPSEDRSEYDPRTGCLKKYNSVALYHNAMLRIALDRLQRRRPEARLVYADYYTPYIQFARTPHLYAVEGEREGNIYHLSALLSPLLSPLLLLWHDTTDQRAVGAFMEVR, encoded by the exons ATGGCAGCAGCGAGTAGGAGGAGGGGcttctccttgccggcggcggcgtgcctggTGGTTGTCCTGCTGCGGTGCCTGTCGGCGTCCGCCGAGCCCCTGCCGCAGTACTACAATGCCATCTTCAGCTTCGGCGACTCCTTCTCCGACACGGGCAACTTCGTGATCATCAACTCCGGCAAGCTGCCCAACATGCCCAAGTTCCCGCCGCCGTACGCGCGCTGCTCCAACGGCCGCCTCGTCATCGACTTCCTGG CCGAGGCGTTCGGTCTCCCGCTGCTCCCTCCGTCGGCGAACAAGGGCACCAACTTCAGCCAGGGCGCCAACTTCGCGGTGATGGGCGCGACGGCGCTGGACCTCAAGTACTTCAGGGACAACAACGTGTGGAGCATCCCGCCCTTCAACACCTCCATGAACGTGCAGCtgcagtggttcgacgaggTCAAGCAGACCATCTGCTCGGACCCGCAGG AGTGCCGCGCCTTCTTCTCCAAGTCCCTGTTCGTGTTCGGCGAGTTCGGCGGCAACGACTACAGCTTCGCGTGGAAGGCGGAGTGGCCCCTGGATAAGGTGAAGACGATGGTGCCGGCCGTGGTGGCCTCGCTGGTGCGCGGCGTGGAGCGGCTGCTGGACGAGGGCGCCCGGCACGTGGTGGTGCCGGGGAACCTCCCCGCCGGGTGCATCCCCATCACGCTCACCATGTACCCCTCCGAGGACCGGTCCGAGTACGACCCCCGCACCGGCTGCCTCAAGAAGTACAACAGCGTCGCGCTCTACCACAACGCCATGCTCCGGATCGCCCTCGAccgcctgcagcgccgccgccccgaggcCCGCCTCGTCTACGCCGACTACTACACGCCCTACATCCAGTTCGCGCGCACGCCGCACCTCTACG CGgtagagggggagagggaggggaataTCTATCATctctctgctctgctctctcctctgctctctcctctgcttctgCTCTGGCACGACACGACTGATCAGAGAGCAGTGGGCGCCTTTATGGAGGTGAGGTGA